In a genomic window of Pseudomonas putida:
- the qhpE gene encoding subtilisin-like serine protease QhpE, whose amino-acid sequence MKPELLIGVVDSGHSAAQRVQVIAGRRFSLVEDGLAESDLRDDPLGHGSAVIEAISRRAPSALFCVAQVFDQRGVTSALQIASAIDWLVVQDVRLINLSIGLRQDRSLLRAACAAAVERGVLLCASSPAQGEGVYPANYPQVLRVTGDARCAELEWSWLNSAQADFAACVHGTYPGQSGASLGCAALSGHIAAFLVEQPEASNEQVIEYLRHHARYRGPERRFGP is encoded by the coding sequence ATGAAGCCTGAGTTACTTATTGGCGTGGTGGACAGCGGCCACTCGGCGGCGCAGCGGGTGCAGGTGATCGCCGGGCGGCGCTTCTCGCTGGTGGAAGACGGCCTTGCCGAAAGCGACCTGCGCGACGATCCGCTGGGCCACGGCAGCGCGGTGATCGAAGCCATCAGCCGTCGCGCGCCCTCGGCGCTGTTTTGCGTGGCGCAGGTGTTCGACCAGCGTGGCGTCACCAGTGCGTTGCAGATCGCCTCGGCGATTGACTGGCTGGTGGTGCAGGATGTGCGTTTGATCAATTTGAGCATTGGTCTGCGGCAGGATCGCAGCCTGTTGCGTGCCGCTTGTGCGGCGGCAGTGGAGCGCGGTGTCTTGCTCTGCGCATCGAGCCCGGCCCAGGGCGAAGGCGTGTACCCGGCGAATTATCCACAGGTGCTGCGTGTCACCGGCGATGCGCGCTGCGCTGAACTCGAATGGTCGTGGCTCAACAGCGCCCAGGCGGATTTCGCCGCTTGTGTGCATGGCACCTATCCGGGGCAGTCCGGGGCCAGCCTCGGGTGTGCTGCGTTGAGCGGACACATCGCCGCGTTTCTGGTGGAGCAGCCCGAGGCGAGCAACGAACAGGTCATCGAATACCTGCGGCATCACGCTCGCTACCGTGGCCCTGAACGGCGCTTCGGGCCATGA
- a CDS encoding ABC transporter ATP-binding protein, translating to MRRLIVRLIDSQNPDALQASLHWLYSFVRPHRLAIAGLLGLSVCASALVLVQPWLTKLLIDDGLLARNFPMLVLIAGLMIVAGLLGTALSGINRYLHTRLSGRMLFALRDDLYRHLQTLSPSFYGQRRIGDLMSRLDGDVAEIQRFAVDSLFSAVSSVIGLVVAVAMLLTLSWKLSLLALVLIPLDVLWLRWMRRKVERDVRQLRERSADMSSFMVETLPVMKFIQSAGQQQREAQRLERLGQGYMSQLLRLQVTEFFTQAVPGTLTSLSRACAFLIGGYWVVQGTWQLGALIAFSTYLGMAVGPVQSLLGLYVAIQRMTVSLGRVMELRGEQPTVLTPDSPKPMPASGELRFDDVHFSHPGRSTTLRGIEARIPYGLKVALSGGSGVGKSTLIDLLQRHHDPQSGRVLLGEVDVRELDLFQLRRRIAVVSQDIVLFRGSLADNLAYAVPDASREAITEVARLAQLDSLIASLPEGLDSPLGERGQQLSGGQKQRIAIARALLQDPLILVLDEATSAVDEATEREVIEAIDRLFAGRTRILISHRPSTLADADLRFELLDGVLISKTVLHEA from the coding sequence ATGCGCCGCCTGATCGTTCGGCTGATCGACAGCCAGAACCCCGACGCCCTGCAAGCGTCGCTGCACTGGCTCTACAGTTTTGTGCGGCCCCATCGGCTGGCGATTGCCGGGTTGCTCGGGCTGTCGGTCTGCGCCTCGGCGCTGGTGCTGGTGCAACCGTGGCTGACCAAGCTGCTGATCGACGATGGCCTGCTGGCGCGCAATTTCCCGATGCTGGTGCTGATCGCCGGGTTGATGATCGTCGCCGGGCTGCTGGGCACGGCGCTGTCGGGGATCAACCGCTACCTGCACACGCGCCTGTCCGGGCGCATGCTGTTTGCCTTGCGCGACGACCTCTACCGGCACTTGCAGACCCTGTCGCCGAGCTTCTACGGCCAGCGACGTATCGGCGATTTGATGTCGCGCCTGGATGGCGACGTCGCGGAGATCCAGCGCTTTGCCGTGGACTCGCTGTTCTCGGCGGTGTCCAGCGTGATCGGCCTGGTGGTGGCGGTGGCGATGCTGCTGACCCTGTCCTGGAAACTCTCGCTGCTGGCGCTGGTGCTGATTCCCCTCGATGTGCTCTGGCTGCGCTGGATGCGGCGCAAGGTCGAGCGCGATGTGCGGCAGTTGCGCGAGCGCTCGGCGGACATGTCGTCGTTCATGGTCGAGACGCTGCCAGTGATGAAATTCATCCAGTCCGCCGGCCAGCAACAGCGCGAAGCGCAACGGCTTGAGCGATTGGGCCAGGGCTACATGAGCCAGTTGCTGCGCCTGCAAGTCACCGAGTTTTTCACCCAGGCCGTGCCGGGCACCCTGACGTCGTTGTCCCGGGCCTGTGCCTTTCTCATCGGCGGTTACTGGGTGGTGCAGGGCACCTGGCAACTGGGCGCGCTGATCGCGTTTTCCACCTATCTGGGCATGGCGGTCGGGCCAGTGCAGAGCCTGCTCGGGCTCTATGTGGCGATCCAGCGCATGACTGTCAGCCTGGGTCGGGTGATGGAGTTGCGTGGCGAACAGCCGACCGTGCTCACCCCCGATTCGCCCAAGCCGATGCCTGCCTCGGGTGAGCTGCGCTTCGACGATGTGCACTTCAGCCATCCCGGTCGTTCGACCACCCTGCGCGGCATCGAGGCGCGGATTCCCTACGGATTGAAAGTCGCCCTGAGCGGCGGCTCCGGCGTCGGCAAGTCGACCCTGATCGACCTGCTGCAACGCCACCACGACCCGCAGTCCGGACGGGTGCTGTTGGGTGAAGTGGATGTGCGCGAACTGGACCTGTTCCAGCTGCGTCGGCGCATCGCCGTGGTCAGCCAGGACATCGTGCTGTTTCGCGGCAGCCTCGCCGACAACTTGGCCTACGCGGTGCCGGATGCCAGCCGCGAAGCGATCACCGAAGTGGCGCGCCTGGCGCAACTCGACAGCCTGATCGCCTCTTTGCCCGAAGGCCTCGACAGCCCGCTGGGCGAGCGTGGCCAGCAGTTGTCCGGCGGGCAGAAACAACGCATCGCCATTGCTCGCGCGCTGTTGCAAGACCCGTTGATTCTGGTGCTCGACGAAGCCACCTCGGCGGTGGATGAAGCCACCGAGCGCGAAGTGATCGAGGCCATCGACCGCCTGTTTGCCGGGCGCACGCGGATCCTCATCAGTCATCGCCCTTCGACCCTGGCCGATGCCGACCTGCGTTTTGAATTGCTCGACGGCGTGCTGATTTCGAAAACGGTGCTGCATGAAGCCTGA